In Bdellovibrionales bacterium, the following proteins share a genomic window:
- a CDS encoding Do family serine endopeptidase: MRRTKQRWLIMGAIFFGLSLAGLMVGYLPTGNAQLPKSPIRAGDPLPANLFIELNKVINPTVVNISTSQTPRQTGRRMPGYPDPFFDLFQQFMGPGPFYQEQQPRQSLGTGFVIREDGLILTNNHVVDKADVIKVQLNENDKETYDAKVIGKDASTDVALIKIEAKKKLPAAKLGSSADLQVGEWVAAFGNPFGHGHTITKGIISALGREIDELNRFPFLQTDASINPGNSGGPLVNSLGFVVGVNTAIDARAQGIGFAIPIDDVKSIVSVLEKDGSIKRGFLGVLMQDLDKESANSIGIDRTDGALLTQIIPESPAQKGGLKPYDLVIQINGKKVSSTRDLSRSVLGLKAGDKVEVTVVRDKKEKKLQVTIGKHPDETDEDQLGQSMKRYNGQKAPFDLGFRVGDYSRELAAELGLPLLSEPRPIILDVERNSLAAVSGLAPGDIILDVNRQEVIKARDVLKTLRKDGINVLRVLKQNRVVLIYLKSQK; this comes from the coding sequence ATGGGAGCAATTTTTTTTGGCTTGTCATTGGCAGGGCTGATGGTCGGGTACTTGCCGACAGGAAATGCACAGCTTCCTAAATCACCGATTAGAGCCGGAGACCCCTTACCCGCCAATCTATTTATTGAACTCAATAAAGTGATCAATCCAACTGTCGTTAACATTTCTACCAGTCAAACTCCCCGTCAGACGGGAAGAAGAATGCCAGGATACCCAGATCCTTTTTTTGATCTCTTCCAGCAATTCATGGGCCCCGGCCCCTTTTATCAAGAACAACAGCCGCGCCAGTCCCTGGGAACAGGATTTGTCATTCGCGAAGACGGCTTGATCCTTACCAATAACCACGTCGTCGACAAAGCTGATGTCATCAAAGTCCAGCTCAACGAAAATGATAAGGAAACATACGATGCAAAAGTGATTGGAAAAGATGCCAGTACTGATGTTGCCTTGATCAAAATTGAAGCTAAAAAGAAACTTCCGGCTGCAAAATTAGGTTCAAGTGCAGATCTTCAGGTGGGTGAGTGGGTTGCCGCTTTTGGAAATCCTTTTGGACATGGGCACACAATCACCAAAGGCATTATCTCAGCCTTGGGACGAGAGATTGATGAGCTCAATCGATTTCCCTTTTTGCAGACAGACGCCAGCATCAATCCGGGTAATTCTGGTGGACCTCTGGTGAATTCCCTTGGGTTCGTGGTTGGAGTTAATACAGCTATAGACGCGCGTGCACAAGGGATAGGTTTTGCTATTCCAATTGACGATGTAAAATCCATTGTCTCCGTTCTTGAAAAAGATGGAAGTATCAAACGCGGCTTTCTTGGCGTCCTTATGCAAGATCTGGATAAGGAGTCAGCGAATTCTATCGGAATTGATCGGACCGACGGAGCTCTGTTGACTCAAATTATCCCCGAAAGCCCCGCACAAAAGGGAGGCCTTAAGCCTTACGACTTAGTCATTCAGATAAATGGAAAGAAAGTATCCAGTACACGCGATTTAAGTCGGAGCGTTTTGGGACTCAAGGCGGGAGACAAAGTCGAAGTGACTGTGGTTCGCGATAAGAAGGAAAAAAAGCTCCAAGTGACGATCGGCAAACATCCTGACGAGACAGATGAGGATCAGTTGGGCCAATCGATGAAGCGCTACAACGGTCAGAAGGCGCCCTTTGATTTGGGATTTAGAGTTGGTGATTACTCGAGGGAACTCGCCGCCGAACTTGGACTCCCCCTGCTCAGCGAACCTCGTCCCATCATTCTCGATGTGGAAAGAAACTCACTGGCCGCTGTATCGGGCTTGGCACCCGGGGACATCATCCTTGACGTGAATCGTCAGGAAGTGATCAAGGCTCGCGATGTACTGAAGACGCTCCGAAAAGACGGCATCAACGTCTTGCGGGTGCTGAAACAAAACCGAGTGGTATTGATTTATTTGAAGTCTCAGAAGTAA
- the spoVG gene encoding septation regulator SpoVG: MKITDVKVFPVNEERLKAYVTITIDDCFVVRDLKVIKGNDGLFVAMPSKRRKDGQFKDIAHPLNQETRNEIEKAIFDEFEREIRSLGSSLDDLNQEDHEE, translated from the coding sequence ATGAAAATCACCGATGTTAAGGTATTCCCCGTTAACGAAGAACGCCTCAAAGCCTACGTCACTATCACCATCGACGATTGTTTTGTTGTTCGAGACCTGAAAGTCATCAAGGGAAATGATGGCCTCTTTGTAGCCATGCCCAGCAAGCGGCGCAAAGACGGACAATTTAAAGACATTGCCCATCCACTCAATCAGGAAACCAGAAACGAAATCGAGAAGGCCATTTTTGATGAATTCGAGAGAGAAATTCGATCACTGGGCAGCAGCCTCGATGATTTGAACCAAGAAGACCACGAAGAATAG
- a CDS encoding transposase, producing MEQLKHIPGRENVKNVVLDLSDSYKSFVREFFPNSQMIADKFHVLRLLNPALNRYRKQVTGDKRTSPLRKLLLRNGKSLSPMNEEPFMNGSIFIPS from the coding sequence ATTGAACAACTTAAACATATCCCTGGTAGAGAAAATGTAAAAAACGTCGTTCTAGATTTGTCAGATAGCTATAAAAGCTTTGTTCGAGAGTTTTTTCCTAACTCCCAGATGATTGCTGATAAGTTCCATGTGCTCAGGCTTTTAAATCCAGCTCTTAATCGCTACCGAAAACAAGTCACTGGCGACAAAAGAACCAGTCCCCTTCGAAAACTCCTACTTAGAAATGGTAAAAGCTTGAGTCCTATGAACGAAGAGCCCTTTATGAATGGCTCAATCTTCATCCCCAGCTAA
- a CDS encoding transposase has protein sequence MPQHEKISQFLLLPELKLLKFGRDRSGRKHKQVEKVSSFEICPKCATPSKTVYDRRWAKAHDAPIHGNQVWLHVLKRRFYCKTCRKPFTEPVQGIRKGKRTTERFKRGVLWACENFTDLSKVRRAYACSTWTVYQTLYERLETNLKRHINYPWPKTIGIDEHFSLEPMGLESLQPYSLITTISVFVNSLMEK, from the coding sequence ATGCCTCAGCACGAAAAAATATCACAATTTCTATTATTACCAGAATTAAAACTTTTAAAATTTGGGAGAGATCGATCTGGCCGAAAGCACAAACAGGTTGAAAAAGTATCCAGCTTTGAAATCTGTCCAAAGTGTGCGACACCTTCTAAGACTGTTTATGATCGAAGGTGGGCCAAAGCACACGATGCTCCCATCCACGGCAATCAAGTCTGGCTCCATGTTTTAAAACGCAGATTCTATTGTAAGACCTGCCGAAAGCCTTTCACCGAACCAGTTCAAGGAATCAGAAAAGGAAAAAGAACCACCGAGAGGTTTAAACGAGGTGTTCTTTGGGCCTGTGAGAACTTTACGGATCTCAGTAAGGTCAGAAGGGCCTATGCATGTTCAACGTGGACGGTCTATCAGACTCTTTATGAGAGGTTAGAGACGAACCTCAAGAGGCATATCAATTATCCGTGGCCAAAAACCATTGGCATAGATGAACACTTTTCTCTCGAGCCAATGGGTTTAGAGAGTTTGCAACCGTACTCGTTGATTACAACAATAAGCGTGTTCGTGAACTCGCTCATGGAAAAGTAA
- a CDS encoding radical SAM protein produces the protein MASSSLVSKGLISLVHLPQWCVEQPPLGIAYLTGFLEAKGYRVRQVDYSVRLFAELPDEQKHFLDSHFHLNWIHEHNYRTKVVPVIEAWLQRWAEELAATADRIVGFTVLTTSMLCTLDVVARLKKLRPDLTIVLGGPHCTRYEGGPEMIKHPDVDMVVPDEGEETFHDYLQAIDEGRPLDSVKGLLFKREGQVIDTGTRDLIKDINALPIPVFSGFDLHQYRSLSLPLLGSRGCIYRCSFCSETVLWKKFRYRSGDNMFLEFKQHSENLGVHGFYIVDSLINGNLRELERMCDLIIESGLKVWWSGKASFRRHMTKELLMKMAKAGCFGLDYGLESGSPKVISDMKKGFEIPVAERLIRETNEVGIKVGLFLLAGFPTETEDNFQETLDSLKAQESHIDHVTAGYGMGLQAGSDVQLHQEQYGIYWKGNDWYSEHTTPEIRRDRVERLHKYCSTLKFGVM, from the coding sequence ATGGCATCAAGCAGTTTGGTTTCAAAAGGTCTGATTTCGCTCGTCCATTTACCTCAGTGGTGCGTTGAACAGCCACCACTCGGAATCGCGTACTTGACTGGGTTTCTAGAAGCAAAAGGCTACCGCGTTCGTCAGGTCGATTACTCCGTTCGACTTTTTGCCGAATTGCCGGACGAGCAAAAGCATTTTCTTGATTCACACTTTCATCTGAACTGGATTCATGAACACAATTACCGAACGAAGGTGGTCCCGGTGATTGAGGCATGGCTTCAGCGCTGGGCTGAGGAGTTAGCGGCGACGGCCGATAGAATCGTTGGATTTACTGTTTTGACGACGTCAATGCTCTGCACCCTTGATGTGGTGGCGCGACTCAAGAAACTTCGGCCAGATTTGACGATTGTTTTGGGCGGACCACACTGCACACGTTATGAGGGTGGACCCGAGATGATCAAACACCCAGACGTGGACATGGTCGTTCCTGATGAGGGTGAAGAAACCTTTCATGATTATCTCCAAGCCATTGACGAAGGGCGACCCCTTGATAGCGTTAAGGGACTGCTCTTTAAGAGAGAAGGTCAGGTAATTGACACCGGAACGCGAGATTTGATTAAAGATATTAACGCACTTCCGATCCCCGTTTTCTCTGGATTTGATTTGCATCAGTACCGCTCACTCAGCCTGCCGCTCTTGGGAAGCCGTGGTTGCATTTATCGATGCAGTTTCTGTTCTGAGACTGTGTTGTGGAAGAAATTCCGCTATCGCTCTGGCGACAATATGTTCCTTGAATTCAAGCAGCACAGCGAGAACCTAGGGGTGCACGGATTTTATATTGTTGATTCGCTTATCAACGGCAACTTACGTGAGCTTGAGCGAATGTGTGATTTAATTATCGAATCGGGTTTGAAGGTTTGGTGGAGTGGAAAGGCCTCGTTCCGTCGGCATATGACCAAAGAGCTCTTAATGAAGATGGCAAAGGCAGGGTGTTTTGGTTTGGACTACGGACTTGAAAGCGGTTCACCGAAGGTCATTTCTGATATGAAGAAGGGTTTTGAAATTCCGGTCGCAGAACGCCTGATTCGCGAAACCAATGAGGTTGGAATTAAGGTGGGACTTTTCCTGCTTGCTGGATTTCCTACCGAGACTGAAGATAACTTCCAAGAGACACTCGATTCTTTGAAAGCTCAGGAATCTCATATCGATCATGTGACTGCTGGCTACGGCATGGGACTGCAAGCCGGCTCTGATGTGCAATTGCACCAAGAACAATATGGCATCTACTGGAAGGGCAATGATTGGTACTCGGAACACACGACTCCTGAAATTCGTCGGGATCGGGTCGAGCGCCTCCATAAGTACTGCAGCACCCTCAAATTCGGAGTCATGTGA
- a CDS encoding GMC family oxidoreductase yields MADSHPIFDYIVIGSGFGGSVSSLRLIEKKYSVLVLEKGKRFRAEDFAKSNWHIKKYLWWPLLKCFGIQQIHFFNKAFILSGVGVGGGSLVYANTHMYPDKEFFRQGSWVRFGDWEEKLKPFFALARKMLGTVPVPKLHVEDQIFHEVATDLGMGHTFAPVEVGVYFSESNEQVDPYFDGEGPLRKPCTQCAGCMVGCQHLAKNTLDLNYLYLAQKKGCQIRAETLVTKIEIKGDEYWIHTRKSTSWKIWKTDIFRSKGVVLSAGVLGTMKILLEQKYKFQTLPKVSDHLGGDLRTNSESLCGTALADRKLNNGVAISSVFHPDDKTFIEICKYPNGSGLMGRLGVLAAGPGPAPVRILKCLAQILSNPLSAMRYFFVRRFAETSVFFLVMQTIDSSMKMVLEKSIFGWNMKMREAKGLAVPTYIEVGQEVMHRFSRKVNGLSVNAIHEVFYNLPSTAHILGGCPMGSEIETGVINDKFQLNGYDNFYVLDASVISANLGVNPSLSITAISEYAMSLVPDSGWRSRKP; encoded by the coding sequence ATGGCCGATAGTCATCCGATTTTTGATTACATAGTGATAGGCTCTGGCTTTGGTGGGAGTGTGAGCTCACTGAGACTCATTGAAAAAAAATATTCTGTTCTCGTTTTGGAAAAGGGGAAACGATTTAGGGCCGAGGATTTCGCAAAGAGCAATTGGCATATTAAAAAATATCTCTGGTGGCCACTCTTAAAATGCTTTGGGATTCAGCAAATTCACTTTTTTAACAAAGCTTTTATTTTGAGCGGAGTTGGGGTTGGGGGAGGTAGTCTTGTTTACGCCAACACCCATATGTATCCCGATAAAGAGTTTTTTCGACAAGGTTCTTGGGTGCGATTCGGAGATTGGGAGGAAAAATTAAAGCCATTTTTTGCCTTGGCAAGAAAGATGTTGGGAACCGTTCCTGTTCCGAAGTTGCACGTCGAAGATCAAATATTTCATGAAGTCGCCACAGATTTGGGAATGGGACACACGTTTGCTCCGGTCGAGGTCGGAGTCTATTTTTCAGAATCAAATGAGCAAGTTGACCCCTATTTTGATGGCGAAGGTCCATTGCGAAAGCCCTGCACCCAATGTGCGGGCTGCATGGTAGGATGCCAGCATTTGGCCAAGAACACTTTGGATTTGAATTATCTTTATTTGGCACAGAAGAAGGGTTGTCAAATCAGAGCTGAAACTTTGGTGACTAAAATTGAGATTAAAGGCGATGAATACTGGATTCACACTCGAAAAAGCACCAGTTGGAAAATTTGGAAGACGGATATTTTTCGCAGTAAAGGTGTTGTTCTCTCAGCTGGCGTTTTAGGAACGATGAAGATATTGTTAGAGCAAAAATATAAGTTTCAAACGCTGCCAAAAGTTTCAGATCATTTGGGTGGAGATCTTCGAACCAATTCTGAGTCTTTGTGTGGGACAGCATTGGCTGATCGTAAGCTGAACAATGGCGTGGCGATCTCCTCTGTCTTTCACCCCGACGACAAAACATTTATTGAGATTTGCAAATATCCTAACGGCAGCGGTTTGATGGGTCGTCTAGGGGTGTTGGCCGCAGGACCTGGGCCGGCTCCAGTCCGAATCTTAAAATGTTTGGCGCAGATTTTATCAAACCCCCTCTCTGCGATGAGGTATTTTTTCGTTCGGAGATTTGCAGAAACATCTGTATTCTTTTTAGTGATGCAGACAATTGATAGCTCGATGAAAATGGTTCTAGAAAAGTCAATTTTTGGTTGGAATATGAAAATGCGAGAGGCTAAAGGTCTGGCTGTTCCCACTTATATCGAGGTTGGTCAAGAGGTCATGCATAGATTTTCGAGAAAGGTGAATGGACTTTCCGTGAACGCCATTCACGAGGTGTTCTATAATTTGCCCTCCACCGCACATATATTGGGAGGCTGTCCGATGGGATCTGAAATAGAAACTGGCGTGATCAACGACAAGTTTCAGCTCAATGGCTATGATAATTTTTATGTGCTAGATGCATCGGTGATTTCTGCCAACCTAGGAGTCAATCCCAGTTTATCGATTACTGCTATTTCAGAATACGCGATGTCGCTCGTGCCTGATTCTGGGTGGCGATCCCGCAAGCCATGA
- a CDS encoding erythromycin esterase family protein produces the protein MKNLKDRETAGQLLAEKLKDADWKKASILALPRGGVPLAWEIAKELKLPLDVLLVKKIGAPDQPEFAIGAVSEDEHPIWNQESISFLGLEKRKLHDLAEKTRKKIMEQTSKWRNGRAPLAVKGKTIILVDDGLATGMTMHAAVEFLKRREVKKIIIAAPVASRSAVDSFKTKVDQIVVLQIPEPFFSVGQWYEDFTQVTDEVVTNILAGKIQAEESSKTVKIPVQKFSLSGDLSVPREPKGVVIFAHGSGSSHKSPRNQFVAKALNKLGFATLLFDLLTFKEAEDRSQVFNIPLLSERLQIATQWIQNNATLKSLSIGYFGASTGAAAALVAASKERSISSVVSRGGRPDLAEEALGQVQCPTLLIVGGSDFAVIELNQQAKRHLKHCELVIVPGATHLFDEPGAIDEVVEYAGDWFLNTLTKESIDLTAKPHEAVVQKISSLAHSITSEESYHPLLRKISQARVVMLGESTHGTEEFYQIRKVISQNLIEDYGFSFVAVEGDWPDCYRLNQYVQLRAGKSAEEVMHDFNRWPTWMWANEQVADLVEWMRGRGAGFYGLDVYSLYESLDRVRSHAKRLDPELEKRVLESYSCFDFYSRNEKEYAKSLMKWPAGCEKEITRSLRDILRLRLEETRLYEHELFDVQQNAKIVRNAEKYYRAMMIGGAESWNIRDEHMMDSLDALLRYHGEGAKAIVWAHNTHIGDYHATDMVREGYVNLGGLARERYGMDNVVLIGFGTYQGEVLAGRAWEAKPEIMKLPPAVNSSYEDYFHKASEQIEAPQFYVVMNGEDSLSLRKGHRAVGVVYQPVFESHGRNYVPTELSHRYDAFVFVDRTSPLRALPVAYEKGLLPETWPTGR, from the coding sequence ATGAAGAATTTAAAAGATCGCGAAACTGCTGGTCAGTTACTAGCTGAAAAACTTAAAGACGCAGATTGGAAAAAGGCATCCATTCTTGCACTTCCAAGAGGGGGTGTCCCACTCGCTTGGGAGATTGCAAAAGAACTCAAACTTCCTTTGGATGTCTTGTTAGTTAAAAAAATTGGGGCGCCTGATCAGCCCGAATTTGCAATTGGTGCAGTATCTGAGGACGAACATCCAATTTGGAATCAAGAATCCATCTCTTTCCTTGGTCTTGAAAAGAGGAAACTTCACGATTTGGCTGAGAAGACCCGAAAGAAAATCATGGAGCAAACAAGCAAATGGCGCAATGGACGTGCTCCGTTAGCCGTAAAGGGCAAAACGATCATTCTGGTAGACGATGGTTTGGCTACGGGGATGACCATGCATGCAGCCGTTGAATTTTTAAAACGCAGGGAAGTCAAGAAGATCATAATCGCTGCGCCTGTGGCTTCTCGATCCGCAGTGGATTCGTTTAAGACCAAGGTTGACCAAATTGTCGTGTTGCAAATTCCAGAGCCGTTTTTTTCGGTGGGGCAGTGGTACGAAGATTTCACACAGGTCACTGATGAGGTTGTTACCAATATTCTGGCTGGGAAGATTCAGGCAGAAGAAAGTTCTAAGACCGTTAAGATTCCCGTTCAAAAATTCAGTCTGTCTGGTGACCTCTCGGTTCCCAGAGAACCAAAGGGGGTTGTGATCTTCGCCCATGGAAGCGGCAGTTCCCATAAAAGCCCACGCAACCAGTTTGTCGCAAAGGCCCTCAATAAATTGGGCTTCGCCACTCTTCTTTTTGATCTTTTAACCTTTAAAGAGGCGGAGGATCGGTCTCAGGTGTTTAACATTCCGCTGTTGAGTGAAAGGCTTCAAATCGCCACTCAGTGGATTCAAAATAATGCCACATTGAAGTCGCTTTCAATCGGTTATTTTGGTGCGAGCACTGGGGCGGCCGCAGCTCTTGTTGCGGCTTCCAAGGAGAGGAGTATTTCTTCGGTGGTGAGTCGTGGTGGCAGGCCTGATTTGGCAGAAGAAGCCTTAGGCCAGGTTCAGTGTCCAACACTTCTTATCGTCGGCGGAAGTGATTTTGCTGTTATTGAGTTAAATCAACAAGCCAAGAGACATCTGAAGCATTGCGAGTTGGTCATTGTTCCTGGGGCGACGCATTTATTTGATGAGCCGGGGGCCATTGATGAGGTCGTCGAATACGCGGGAGATTGGTTTTTAAATACTTTGACCAAAGAAAGTATCGACCTCACCGCAAAACCTCATGAAGCTGTCGTGCAAAAGATTTCAAGTCTGGCTCATTCCATAACCTCGGAGGAAAGCTATCACCCACTCCTAAGAAAAATAAGCCAGGCCAGAGTGGTCATGCTCGGTGAGTCCACCCACGGCACAGAGGAGTTTTATCAAATTAGAAAAGTTATTTCGCAAAATTTAATAGAAGATTATGGCTTCAGTTTCGTAGCCGTTGAAGGAGACTGGCCGGATTGCTATCGCCTCAATCAATATGTTCAGCTACGAGCCGGAAAAAGTGCTGAGGAAGTCATGCATGATTTTAACAGGTGGCCCACTTGGATGTGGGCTAATGAACAAGTGGCTGATCTGGTTGAATGGATGAGGGGTCGTGGCGCAGGATTTTATGGTCTTGACGTTTATTCACTTTATGAGTCTCTAGATCGAGTCAGATCCCATGCAAAAAGACTCGACCCGGAATTGGAAAAGCGTGTTTTGGAATCCTATTCTTGTTTCGACTTTTATAGCCGAAATGAAAAGGAATATGCCAAATCCCTGATGAAGTGGCCGGCAGGATGCGAAAAGGAAATAACTCGGAGTTTGCGTGATATTTTACGACTTCGACTTGAAGAAACTCGTCTATATGAACATGAACTTTTTGATGTTCAGCAAAATGCCAAAATAGTTCGTAACGCGGAAAAATACTATCGGGCCATGATGATTGGGGGAGCTGAGTCCTGGAATATTCGTGATGAACACATGATGGATTCTTTGGACGCGCTTTTGCGCTATCACGGCGAAGGAGCGAAGGCCATTGTTTGGGCCCATAACACTCACATAGGCGACTATCATGCAACCGATATGGTTAGAGAGGGATACGTCAATTTGGGTGGGCTCGCCAGAGAGAGATATGGGATGGATAACGTGGTATTGATAGGCTTTGGAACCTATCAGGGAGAGGTTTTGGCGGGGCGAGCTTGGGAAGCCAAACCTGAAATCATGAAACTTCCTCCAGCTGTAAACAGCAGCTATGAAGATTACTTTCACAAAGCATCTGAGCAAATAGAGGCCCCTCAATTTTACGTTGTGATGAACGGTGAAGACTCGTTGAGTTTACGCAAAGGCCATCGAGCGGTAGGGGTTGTTTATCAACCCGTTTTTGAATCTCATGGCAGAAACTATGTTCCGACGGAGCTCTCTCATCGTTATGATGCCTTTGTGTTCGTTGATAGGACAAGCCCGCTCAGGGCCTTGCCTGTTGCTTACGAAAAGGGACTGCTTCCTGAAACGTGGCCGACGGGACGGTGA
- a CDS encoding lytic polysaccharide monooxygenase, which translates to MRLLLFFFLFALAPIDSHAHVALTSPTPRPGTTDSTKTANSTTNPCGGVNRGANSVTFAAGSNLTFSWRETIEHPGRFLVQFSPANDQSFELPANELFRKEDTETRGTHSATVKLPNTACEACTLRLVQVMDDQPGELYVNCVDIRLTSSSETAPPNSGSPENTSQASQGGSDGGKTKMPAGCALASGRLNQIGDNRPTGGGHFGNPSCGLITLMLWTLPLLALLMLKVQSRRFRFTRQQ; encoded by the coding sequence GTGAGACTATTGTTATTTTTCTTTCTCTTCGCTCTTGCTCCCATCGACAGTCACGCACATGTGGCTCTGACATCTCCCACTCCACGACCCGGCACCACAGATAGCACGAAGACAGCTAACTCTACAACCAATCCCTGTGGCGGCGTTAACAGAGGGGCAAATTCAGTTACATTTGCGGCAGGATCTAATTTGACATTCTCATGGAGAGAAACAATCGAGCACCCTGGAAGATTCTTGGTGCAGTTCTCACCGGCGAATGATCAGTCCTTTGAACTTCCTGCCAACGAACTCTTTCGCAAAGAGGACACAGAGACCAGGGGAACCCATTCAGCGACCGTAAAGCTGCCAAATACAGCCTGCGAAGCCTGCACACTCAGGTTGGTTCAAGTAATGGATGACCAACCCGGAGAACTCTACGTCAATTGCGTGGACATTCGCTTGACCTCTTCATCTGAAACGGCTCCACCCAATTCGGGATCGCCAGAAAACACAAGCCAGGCCTCACAGGGGGGAAGCGATGGTGGAAAGACTAAAATGCCGGCTGGTTGCGCGCTCGCCTCGGGGCGACTCAATCAAATTGGAGACAATCGGCCAACCGGTGGGGGGCATTTCGGAAACCCATCTTGCGGCCTCATCACTCTTATGTTATGGACTTTGCCACTCCTCGCCTTGCTGATGCTGAAGGTGCAATCAAGAAGATTTCGATTCACACGTCAGCAGTAA
- a CDS encoding TIGR01777 family protein yields MKIGKRVLITGATGLVGVELSKALIAAGYDLVILGRRQEMEFRQSFTLPCEYHVWNDSSLTLPPKEALNVDYAINLMGESIAKGRWTKSQMKRIWDSRVPSTKNLVTALNQHTPHLSAFISASAIGFYGDRGDEILSESTGPADDFMARLCVDWEAASRKIQSRCVQIRIGLVLSNRGGALAQLAPLFENNLGTTISDGQHWLSWIHIDDLVNIILFALINEEARGPINAVSPNPVTNAEFTKELARALKTKALFKAPSFALKLVLGEMAKVILSSQKLTPSVLTSFGFTFEFPEIADALQNLYSWKRSRHDRLFQAEQWVPKSREFVFGFFADERNLEELTPDFLDFHIVGKTTEQISEGTQIEYRLKIHGVSTRWKAQITSWRFGEEFKDIQIVGPYKVWEHRHMFFDLAGGTLLKDQVVYQLPLAKIGGNILGPLIARDIVRIFEFRKLKIIESFR; encoded by the coding sequence ATGAAAATTGGAAAACGGGTTCTCATCACCGGAGCCACTGGATTAGTCGGAGTCGAGCTTTCCAAGGCCTTGATTGCCGCGGGATATGATTTGGTTATTCTTGGACGGCGACAGGAAATGGAATTTAGGCAGTCCTTTACTCTGCCTTGCGAATACCATGTTTGGAACGATTCCTCTCTCACTTTACCTCCCAAGGAAGCACTCAATGTTGATTACGCCATCAACTTGATGGGCGAATCCATAGCCAAAGGACGGTGGACAAAATCACAAATGAAGCGAATTTGGGATTCAAGAGTCCCTTCAACGAAAAATCTCGTGACTGCACTCAACCAGCACACACCTCATCTATCAGCTTTCATCTCGGCTTCTGCGATTGGCTTTTATGGCGATCGGGGCGACGAAATCTTGTCAGAAAGCACTGGGCCTGCAGATGATTTTATGGCCCGCCTTTGCGTCGATTGGGAGGCGGCTTCAAGAAAAATTCAATCTCGTTGCGTTCAAATTCGCATTGGTCTCGTGTTGTCCAATAGGGGCGGAGCTTTGGCCCAATTGGCTCCCCTATTTGAGAATAATCTGGGAACAACAATCTCTGACGGGCAACATTGGCTCAGTTGGATTCACATCGACGATCTCGTAAATATTATTCTCTTCGCTTTAATAAATGAAGAAGCGAGAGGACCAATCAACGCTGTAAGTCCCAATCCTGTGACCAACGCAGAATTCACGAAAGAGCTTGCGCGTGCCTTAAAGACAAAGGCCCTTTTTAAAGCACCCTCATTTGCCCTTAAATTGGTTCTTGGTGAAATGGCCAAAGTCATACTTAGCAGTCAGAAGCTAACACCATCAGTCCTTACGAGCTTTGGATTCACGTTTGAATTTCCAGAAATCGCCGATGCACTCCAAAATTTGTACAGCTGGAAGCGTTCAAGGCATGATCGTTTGTTTCAGGCAGAACAATGGGTCCCAAAGTCCAGGGAGTTTGTCTTTGGTTTTTTTGCGGACGAGAGAAATCTGGAAGAATTGACTCCAGACTTCTTGGATTTTCATATTGTCGGAAAAACAACTGAGCAAATTTCAGAAGGAACTCAAATCGAATACAGGTTAAAAATACACGGAGTTTCAACTCGGTGGAAAGCCCAAATCACCTCTTGGCGTTTTGGGGAAGAGTTCAAGGATATCCAGATTGTGGGCCCATATAAGGTCTGGGAGCACAGGCATATGTTTTTTGATTTAGCCGGGGGCACTCTATTGAAAGATCAGGTTGTGTATCAGCTTCCGTTGGCGAAGATTGGCGGAAATATTTTAGGACCCCTCATAGCGCGAGATATTGTGAGAATATTTGAGTTTAGGAAGTTAAAAATAATTGAAAGTTTCAGATAG